The following nucleotide sequence is from Pirellulales bacterium.
CGATCTGGATCTGCACACGCGGTTGTTCCGTTATCCGTTGAGCTATCTCGTCTATAGCGAGCCGATGAAGCAGTTGCCACCGGCGGTCAAGGAACATTTCTATCGTGGCTTGGGGCGCGTGCTGGCGGGAGAAGATCGCGATCCCAAGTACGCCAGGCTTGATGGCGATACTCGCCGGGCGATCCATGAGATTCTGTTGGCGACCAGCGAGGACTATCGCGCCTTGAGCGGCCGGTAAATTGCGTGGCGCGGCCGTAGCTCGGTTGGGACTCGACAGTGTCGGCATTGGCGCTTGCGCGCATTTCCCCGTATTCCATGGGCTATCCCATTTTGCGCCGCCCATGCGCGCCCGTATCCTGTAGAGGCCGAAAGGGAAAGCCACGCAGGACCGGACGCGGGGAAACCAGTTGAACCACGATCGCGCAGCCGACGCACGCCGCAAAATGAAATGGTGGGGGTGGGGAGCGCCAGAACACCGCTACCCGCTGACCCACATGCCCGGCGCATTGGAATATCTGCGGCGCCGATTGGGGATCGAAGCGCTACGCGAGTTCGAACCGCCGGCGATCGAGGCGGCGCAGATGCCGGCCAGTCAGGCCAGCCCCGACCTGATTCGAAAGCTGTCGGCACTTGTGGGAGCGGAACACTGCCGCACCGGTCATCGCGAGCGCGTGCTGCACTCGGTCGGCAAGGGCTACAAAGATCTGATTCGACTACGCTCGCTGAGATTGCCGCTGGCGACCGATGCGGTGGTGTATCCGCAAACCGCGGAGCAGGTGGCCGATATCTTGGCGTTGTGTCGAGCGGAACGAGTGGCCGTGATCCCCTTTGGTGGTGGTTCGTGCGTCGTCAGCGGACTCGACGCCGAACGCGGAAATCAGCATGCCGTCATCTCGCTCGATCTGGCGTTTCTTAATCGCCTGTTGACGATCGACGAATCGTCGCTGACCGCCACCCTGGAGGCCGGTTGTTTTGGGCCAGAGCTGGAGGCCGCGCTCCGCGAACGTGGATTCACGCTCGGGCATTTCCCGCAATCGTTTGAATACTCCACGCTGGGGGGCTGGATCGCCATGCGATCCAGTGGGCAGAACTCACTGGGCTATGGCGGCATCGACCGCCTGGTCGAAAGCATCGTCGCCGTAACGCCGATTGGCGAGATCCGCACCCTCTCGGTACCGCGCCGCGCGGATGGGCCCGATGTGAATCAGGTGCTGCTTGGCTCCGAAGGGACGCTAGGGGTCATCACGGCCGCCACGGTGAAGATTCGGAGGCTACCTAAGGCGCGCGATTATTTCATGTTCGTTTTCAAGAGCTTTACCAGCGCGATCGACGCGTGCCGCGAGTTGGTTCAGGCCGGCGGCAGACCGGCGCTACTGCGCATCTCTGACGAGGAAGAGACGCAAGGCACATTGGCGATGGGGCAAACCGCGGCGTCGGGCATGAAGCAAGTAAAACGCCGAGCGGCGCAGTGGCTGCTGGAGCAGCGAGGTTTTCGGCCCCCCGCGCTATGCACCGTGCTGGTGGGACTGGAAGGTGAGACCGACGCCATCGCCATCGAGCGGCGACAGATTCGACGCCATTTGCAGCAGCGTGGCGGTTTCTACCTAGGCAAGTCGCCGGGCGAGCGCTGGCTGGCGTCGCGCTTCGAGCTGCCGTACCTGCGCGACGAACTGATTTACAACGACCTGTTAATCGACACCTTGGAGACGGCCACGACGTGGTCGCAGTTGCATCTGGTTTATGATGCGGTGCGCAAGGCGATTAGCGAAGCTGCCATGGCGCAAGGACATCCGCTGATGGTGTATTGCCATGTCTCGCATTTTTACCCAGATGGCGCATCGCTCTACTTCACACTGTTAGGGCGGCAAGACAGCGCCGACCCCATCGCGCAATGGCTGCGAATCAAGACGGCGGCGAACGAAGCGATCCGCCGACACGGCGCCGCCATCAGCCACCATCACGGCGTGGGCCTGGATCACCGCGAGCACACTGGCCGCGGCGAAGTGGAGCAGGCGATGCTCGCGCAGCTTAAACGGACACTGGACCCCGACGACATCATGAATCCGGGCAAGCTGCTGTGAACGACCGGCGACAACGCATCTTCGATTTGTGGCCCAGCCATGAGTACGATGTGCTGGTCGTCGGCGGAGGGATCACGGGCGCCGGCATCGCGCGCGACGCCGCGCTGCGCGGGCTGCGCTGCGCTGTGATCGACAAAGGAGATTTCGCGTCGGGGACCAGTTCGAAATCGGGCAAGTTGGTGCATGGCGGCGCTCGCTATCTCAAGCATTTTCATTTGCGACTGGTGCGAGAGGCATGCCGCGAACGGTCGTTGCTATTGCGAACGGTCGCTCCGCATATTATTCGGCCCGTGAGATTTGTGTTGCCGTTTTATGCCGGTGGCCGCACCCCACGGTGGTTGGCCGCACTTGGGCTAGCGCTCTACGACCTGTTGGCGATACCACGCGGAATCGGGCGATTTCATTTTCTCTCCGCGCGCGAAGTGACACAGGCGGAGCCCGCGCTGGACAAGGCGAACCTGGTCGGCGGGCTGAGCTATTGGGATTGCGCCGGCCTCGATTTTCGATTGGTGATCGATACGCTCAAATCGGCGGAAGCGGCCGGCGCGCACCTGCTCAACTATTGCGAGTTGCAACACCTGCAGCGCGCGCAAAGCGGGTTCGAAGTTGGCGTCCGCGATGTTCCGACTGGCAAAAAGTTGAAACTGCGCAGCCGCACAATCGTCAACGCGGCGGGGCCCTGGGCCGACGATGTGCAGTTTCGCTGCGGCGCCGCACAGCGGTTTGGCATGCGCAATTCGGCCGGCGTGCATCTGATGTTCTCGCGCCAGCGATTGCCCGTGAACGGCACGTTAGCCCTGGAGGTACCCGCCGATGGCAGGATGATCTATGCCGTTCCCTGGGGAGAAAACGTGCTAGTCGGCACGACTGACACCTTTTTTGACGGCGACCTCGATGCTCCAGTCGTGATGGCCGAAGCGGTGGACTACCTATTGGCAGCAGTGAACCGCTACCTGCCCCATGCGCAGGTCGCCGAGCAAGACATTTTGACTCGATTTATTGGCGTGCGGCCGCTGATCGGCAGCGATCGTGGCAAGAGCGAAGACCAAGCGCCTCGCGACGACAAGATTCTACTGCAAGCGGACGGAATGGTTTCGATCACCGGCGGCAAACTAACCACCTACCGGGCGATGGCGGAGAAGGTTGTTGATCTGTTGATTGACTCGTTCTTCCGTCAGCGCACGCTGGCGCCATGCGGCACCGCCAGTCCCATCTCTGGCGCAGCGCAACGACTGCCGAAGGACGCCTCACCACGCGTCGCGGCGCTGTGGGAGCGGTATGGATCGAACGCCTGGCGAATTGACGAACTGATTGAGAATTCGCCCGAGCTGGGGCAACCCATCGTTGAGGGCGCGCCCTTTGTCTGGGGAGAGGCGGTGTACGCCTTGCACCATGAATACGTGTTGCGGCCGGAAGACTTGATCGAGCGCCGCTTGGGCGCGTTCGTGCTCGCGCCGCAACGGGCGCTGCGCGACGCAATTGGCCCCTGGTTCGAATCGCAAGTAAACTCGCGCACGACCGAGGAGTCGCCAGCATGAAGCGCGTGTTCATGTTCAACCCGAGGGCGGGGGGCGGGATTTCGGCGCGAAGATTGCGCGAGATCGAACGCTATTTTCTTGACCGCACGGGCTCGTTCGACGTAATCCGTTGCGAGAGTCGCGACGACCTCACTCGCCGGACACGCGATGCGCTGCTGGGGGGCGCCGAGCAGATAGTGGCGATCGGCGGCGATGGGACGATGAACGCGGCGGCAAACGGCTTCTTTGAGCAGGGGCGGCCAGTGGCGCCGGCCGCTTGCTTGGCGGTGTCGCGCTTGGGTACCGGTTCGGATTATTTGAAGACCCTGGCGCCCGATCGAACCACGGACTGGCGCGAAGTGGCGCTCAACCCGGTCATGCGAGCGGTTGATGTGGGCGCCATCCGCACGCTGGACGATAGCCGGCCGCCAATGCACTTTTTGAATATCGCCAGCTTCGGCATGAGCGGCGAGATTGTGCGCCGCAAGCAGCAGATGCCGGGCTGGCTGCCGCGATCGCTCTGCTATTTGCTGCCGACGTTGGCAAGCCTGTTTGGCGCCCGACCGCGCTCGATTGAACTGGAATTGGACGGCCAATCGCTGCGGCGCGAAGCGCTGTGCCTGTTTGCCTCCAAGGGCATCTTTGCCGGTGGCGGCATGCGGTTTGGAGGAGGGGTGACGCTCGACGATGGACTATTCGACGTCATGCTCTTCACGTCGATGACCTCGCTGCAAATGTTGCTGAAGACGCCAAAACTGTATAGCGGCGACTACGCTGATGAACCTTCAATCGAGAAGCACACTGCCCGGTCGCTGCGTTTTCGCTCATCGGCGCCACTGACGGGGGAATGCGACGGCGAGTTGATCGGGGCCGGCGACTTTGAGATCACGCTCTCGCCGCGCGCTTTGCAGGTCTGCTGCCCGGCCACAACCGCTTGATGAGTGACTTAGCCGGTGAGAACGCTACGTCACGCGGGCCATCTTCTTGCGCAGTTCTTCAATAACTTCCCAGGGAACAAATCGCGCCAATTCGTCGTCGCCCGCCAGCGGCGTGATTTGCTTAATCAATGAACTGGAGACGTGCGAAAACTCTTCGTCCGCCATCAAAAACACAGTCTCCAGGCCGGGATCGAGTTGGCGATTGGCCATGGCCATCGTGAACTCGGCGGCGATGTCGGTGAGCGGGCGCACGCCGCGGATCATCACTCGGGATCGACATTCGCGGACAAAGTTCACCGCCAGCCCTGAGAATGTCCTGACTTCGACATTGGGGTAGCGCCTGGTGGTGCGACGAACCAGCGACACGCGCTCTTCCAGCGTAAAGAGCGGTTCTTTGCCGGCGTTGATCCCAATGCCGACGATCAGCGTGTCGACCAAGGAAGCGCTACGTTCGATGACGTTCAGATGCCCGAGCGTGATCGGATCGAACGAACCCGAATAGACAGCGATACGGGGATCGACTTGCGTCATGTGCGATACGTCAGCAGAATCGGACTTTGGATCAACGATGCCATCATGCCGCCTGCACTCACCGATTGCAAATGCGTCGCAGGCGGGCCGGGAGTTTGCGCATTATGCCAGAGACGCTACGCGCGGCGGTCATCGGTCGTACCGGTCGGGGCGACTATGGGCATGCCCTCGACACGGTTTGGCTGCGGGCGCCCAACGCCAAGCTGGTCGCCGTCGCCGACGACGGCAAGATGGGACTGGCGCAGGCGACGCGGCGACTGTCGGTGGAGCGCGGATACCTCGACTATCGTGAGATGCTCGACCGGGAGAAACCGCAGATTGTCAGCGTCGCCCCGCGGTGGATCGACGCGCATGCGGAGATGATCGTGGCCTGCGCCGAGCGCGGCATTCACGTGTTCACCGAAAAGCCGCTTTGCCGAACGCTGGCGGAGGCCGACGCGATTGTCACGGCGTGCGAACGCACCCACACCAAACTGGCCATCGCCTATCAAACCCGCTACAGCCCCAAATTGCCGGTCGTGGCAGGCCTGTTGCGAGCTGGCCGCATTGGCCGCGTGCTTGAGTACCGGGCGCGCGGCAAGGAGGACCAGCGCGGTGGGGGCGAGGATTTGTTTGTGCTTGGCGGACATTTATTCAATCTGATTCGCCACTTGGCGGGCGAGCCGAGTTGGTGCTTTGCCCAAGTGAGCGAGCAGGGGGAGTCCATCGCGCGGCAGCACGTACATGACGGCGCGGAAGGGATTGGACCGTTAGCTGGGGACTCGGTCGACGCAATGTATGGGCTTTCTGGCGATGCGACGGCGTACTTTGCCTCGCATCGTGGCGCCGCCGCGAAGCCTGCTCGGTTTGGAATTCAGATCTTTGGCACGGCCGGCATCTTGGAAATACAAACGGGCTGGATGCCGACGGTCCGGTTGCTGGAAGATTCCAGTTGGTCGCCAGGCCGCAGCGGGGCGAAGTGGCAGGAAGTGACATCCGCGGGAGTTGGCAAGCCAGAACCTATGCCGGCAGGTGGGCCAGAGGATGGCAACCTGGCCGCAATTGCCGACCTGATGGAGTCGATCGAAAACGATCGGCAACCATTGGCCAGTGTCTACGAGGCGCGCGGCGTTATGGAAATGATCGTGGCGCCGTTTGCCTCGGCGGTGCAGGGAGGGCGTGTCGCATTGCCATTGGCGGTGCGCGACAATCCCCTCACACGACTGTGAGGGGGCGACTATTTTTTAGCTGTCGTGCCGACGGTAGCGCTTGGCGAGCCGATCGGGGGAGACACCCAACCGCTCGGCCACGATGAATGACCAATTACGCAGTGTTTGGCGAACCACGCCGTGCCTCAGCCAGCGCCGCGCGCTCACGTTTAGTGGTCCAGGCAACAGCACCAGTTTGCCGACTCGCCGCGCCGCACGACTCAGCAGCAGGTCTTCCATCAAATCCACTTCTGGAAAGCCTCCCAGCCGCTCAAATACCTCGCGCCGGAAGAAGAGACCTTGATCGCCAAAGGGCAATCGCAGCACCCGCGCACGATAGGCGTTGCCAATTTCCAGTGCTCGAAACTTGAGGCCCGGTGCATCGATGCGCTGGCGGAACGCGCCGCCAATCACGGTCGCATCGCTCAGCGCTAGCGCGATCTGCTCGTGCGCCGCGGGCTGAAGCCAAGTGTCGGCGTGTACGAACAAGAGTGTGTCGCCATCCGCATGCCGCGCCGCGGCGTTCTGCTGGCGCGCTCGGCCGGGCGCGGTGGTCACGATGCGGCACCCCGCTTCGGCCGCCAACGCGACCGTGTTGTCGTCACTGCCGCCATCGGCGATCGTCACGTCGCTGGGGAGTAGCGACCATGCGCGGCGGACGGCCTCCGCGACGTGTCGCGATTCGTTCAGCGTCGGAATAATGATCGAAAGTCGCACGGCAAGCGATGGTTGCGCGGGGGGGCTCGAAGCGCAAAAAAATACCGCCCCAGTTCGCGCCTGGAAAGGTCGTGAACTGGGACGGTGTGTGGAAAGCTTTGAGAACCGAATCGCCTAGCGACCCATGACCGCTTCGGTGGGCTTTGGTTCCGTTGCCTGCTGCGGTTGTTCCGCGACCGACTCCGCCGGCGGAGTGAGAAAGCTGTCAAGCGCTTCCAGGCTCTGAGCGCCGGTCAATTGGCGGCGCATCCAGCCTTCTTTGGTTTTCCGGTACATAATCAGTTGCGGGATCGATCCGCCACGCATGAGTTGGCGGGCAACGCCCGGCTCATGATCGCTGTTGACGGTTGCAAACGCCACGCGATTCAGCAGGCCTTGGCGTTTCGCCTGCGGGATTACATTCTGCTTCATCTGCTGACATGCGGGGCACCAATCGGCGCCGACCAAGACAACCAGCGGCCGACCCGTTTCCAGGGTTTGCTTGTGGGCCGCGGCGTAAGTGTTCACATCCGCGGCAACGATCGAGGTCTGCAAGAGCAGAGCGACAGTGACTCCTAACACTACCAAGTCTCCTTAGGGTGAAACGATTGCCCCATCCATGGCCGATGGAAGTCGGCCGACAGGTGAGCATTAGCTGTGGTGGGAAGCCCGTGCGGTTTACTGGCGTATGGCGGGTGTGATGCCGGTTGTGCCGCTGGTCGGCTAATGCGACCCCAAAGCACGGGCTTAAAGGAGAACTCAGTCTAACGATGATGCTCCGCTGGACAACCTAAAAAGGTTAAAAATGAGAAAGTTGCCCTAACTACAGAACAGGCAAAGAGTTTGCGGATTACGTGGAGATTGAGAGCGTAATAATGAAGGGATCGACATCAATTAGGCGTCGCGCGTCAGGCCCGCTATAATCACCGCACAGTGCTTGTCTTTCGCATCGTAACCACCGATGAGCACTTGATTTCTGCGATTGGTTCTTGGCTGCGATGGAATGAAGCTGCGCGTCGGTCTCGTTGGTTTGGGAAGTGATTGGGAGTCTCGCTACCGGCCGGCGCTGCGCGCTTTGAGCGATCGCTTCGAAGTGCGCGCCGTATGTGAGCAGGTGGCGCATCGCGCGGCGCAGGCCGCGCGCGAGTTCAACGCGGACCAGATTGATGGATTTCGCGCGTTGTCGCGGCGCGAGGACATCGACGCCGTCTTGATGCTGTCGCGCCAGTGGTACGGCTCATTGCCGATCCTAGCAGCGTGCGACGCGGGCAAAGCGGTCTACACCGCAGCGGGGCTTGAGCTCGACGAAACGATGGCGCTCAAGATCAAACAGCGCGTGGAACGAGCGGGCATCGCGTTCATGGCCGAGTTTCCCTGTCGACAGGCTGCGGCCACGATTCGCCTCAAGGAGTTGATCGCCACGCGGCTTGGCGCGCCCAGGCTCCTGTTTTGTCATCGACGCAAACCCGCCGAAGGCAGCGCCGATTCGCGCCTGGGCGTCCATGCGGATCGACTCGGAGATTTGATCGAGTTGGTCGACTGGTGCCGCTACGTGGTTGGCGCCGAGCCGAGCGCGGTGTTTGGCGTGCTGCACCGCGCTTCGAATCCGCCGAGCGAAGAAGCTCCTGAACTGCCTTGCGAAGACTACCAGATGATGAGTCTGGAATTCTCACCGTCTGGGCAATTCGGCGCGGGCCCGCTGGCTCAGATTAGTTGCGGTCGTTACGTACCAGCGAATTGGTCGGAAGCGGTGGCGTTTCGTCCGCCAGCGGCCTTGCAAGTGGCATGTGAAAACGGCATCGCCTTTATTGACTTGCCGTCGACGTTGATCTGGTTTGACAACGCCGGTCGCCATCAGGAATCGCTCGATAGCGAGCGCCCGCTGGGAGAGCAATTGCTCTCGCTCTTTTACCGATCGGTGACGAGCCTCGTTCGCAATACGGCCAGTCTTGAGGACGCCTATCGCGCCCTGGATGTGGTGATTAAGGCGCGACAAAGCTTTGAAGAAGGACGGCGCATCCCGATCGTCGTGTGAGGCGCCCGCCTAGGCCGAGCGTCTCAGGGATTCGAACGCGCGCGATTACGCCAAGATTTTGCCTAGCTGATCGCGGATTGCGGTTTCAATCTGCCCTTTGAACAGCATGGCGGCGATGGGCAGCGAGCCGTCGATTCTCACTTCGCCCGCGGCGACCTCAATTTTGCCCGAGGTCTTAAAGCCCATGGCGCTGAAACTAAAATCGCCGGAGTTCTCTCCCCAGTTCTCCTGCAGATTGTTGATCTGGCCGCCGTATTTTTCTTTGACGCGCTCGAGCAGCGTCTTGAGCCGCGCCGCAGCTTCGTCTTGGCCCAGTTCGTGCGGCACCACTACTTTCATTGACGGCATTGCTTGGACTCCGAGCTAAATAGGCGTGGCCCCAACAACATCAGAATACCGGCCGCGACTTGGTACGACCAGTCGAACCATTGGCAAAATGAAACCCCGTCACGCAGTGCGTTGACGGAGTTGAACCCAAGGACCGCGGGCCGCTCAAAATCCGCGCCGCATGACGACTTCTTCCAGCTCATAGCGGCGAATTTTGCGATCCAGCGTCGACCGCTCAATACCTAGGATTGTGGCGGTTTGGCTCTTGTTCCAACTCGTCGCGCGCAATGTCGCCAGGATATGGCGGCGCTCCATTTCGGCCAGCGACATCGGCACATGCTCATCGGGCGTGACGGCCGCGACCTCGGCGGTGTCGCCAGCGGTCGGCAATTTGGAAAGCATCAGATCGTCGGCGTCGATCACATCGTCGCGCGCCAGCAGCACGGCGCGCTCGACGACGTTCTTCATTTCGCGCACGTTGCCTGGCCAGCGATAGCGGAGCATCTGCTCCATGGCAGCCTGGGTGAATCCGCGGATGCGCCGGCCGGTCTCTTCGTTAAAGCGTTGCAAAAAGAAACGAGCCAATTCTGGAATGTCGGCGGGACGCTTGCGCAGCGGCGGGACGTAGATTTCGAGCACGGCCAATCGGAAGTACAGATCGCGGCGGAATCGATTCTCGGTGACTTCCTTTTCCAGATCGCGGTTGGTGGCGGCAATCACGCGCACGTCGACTTTGACCTGCTCGCTGCCGCCCACCCGTTCAAAAGAATGCCCTTCCAGCACGCGCAAGAATTTGGCCTGAATCGTCGGACTCATCTCGCCAATTTCGTCGAGCATCAGCGTGCCTTGATGCGCCGACTCGAACTTGCCGATCTTGCGATCCGTGGCGCCCGTGAACGCTCCCTTTTCGTGGCCAAAAAGCTCGCTCTCCAGCAGCGACTCGGTCAATGCGGCGCAATTCAGGCAGACAAAGACGTTTTTGCTGCGCGGACTGGAATAATGCACCGCGCGGGCGACCAGTTCCTTGCCGACGCCGCTTTCGCCTCGTATCAGCACAGTAGCCTTACTGGGGGCGGCGCGGGCAATTTCCTGCATGATGCGGCCGACCGCTTCGCTCTTGCCAACGATGTCGCTTTGGACGCCGAGTTTTTGACGGAGCTGAAAGTTTTCGTCGCGAACCTGAATCAGGTTTTGCGCCAGTTCTTGCCGACGGCTGGTGTTGGCAATTGCCACCGCCAAGGTCTCGGCGACGGCCAGGCTATATTCCAAATCGTCCGGATCGAGCACCAAGTCGGGGCTGGTCGAATACAGATGCACCATGCCCAGCACGCGATTGCCGTGTCGCACCGGCGCGCAGATCACGCTGGTGGCGTAGATTTCGCCTTTACTGTCACGACTGGTCACGGCACTGTCGCCCAGAATATTGCGCGCCAGCACCGCTTCGCCATCACGCAATACGGTGGTGGCCAGAAAGGAAGAGACGCGATGGTAGGGAGTGTCGCCGTTGCCGCGCGACGCCATTACTTCAAGTTGCGGCTCCTTGGGGTCGCCCACATAATCGCGCGGCAATAACAAAACCGCGCCCGTGTCGGCATGCGTCCCTTCGAAGATGCCGCCCAGCGCCAAATTCGCGATGCCATTGAGATCAGGCGTCTTCGCCATTTCGAAGGCCAAGCGGCACAACTTGGCAGACGCCTTGCCAATTCGCGAAATGCCGCTTTCTTCGTCACTGTGTTCGGCGCGCGGCGCCAAGAACTTGGTCTGGCCTTTGCGATGCGTGATTGTGGTGGGCTCGTGGGCCGCCAACACGCTTGAGTCGTATGTTTGATCGTCTTCTCCAGCGACCGCCGCGCCATCCACTTGCGTCAAACCGCTGGAATCGGGGAAGGCCTTCGACAGATCGGTGACAAAGGCCATTTGCGATCGGCCGATGCGCACCACCTCGCCCGGCGTCAGGGCATAATCCCCCTTGATCTGCCGCTCGGCGACAAAGGTGCCGTTGCGACTCTCCAAGTCGCGAAGTTTCCATTGGCCATCGGCCATGAAGACTTCAGCGTGACAGCGGCTACAGCGTTCGTCTTTGAGGACGATCTGGTTGATCGGCGAACGACCGATGGTCGCCGTCTGTCCCGGAATTAACCGAAAGACATCGGTCCACTTGGAGCCCTCGCGAATAACCAAATACGCTAACATCGCGTCAGAATAGGACGTTGAACTGCAAAACCGCTGGCTGCCAGTAGATGGGACGTGGTGCGGTGGCAGCGGGAATACCTAGTTTACCTTATCTTGGCCCGTTTCGCCCCGGCAAGGGGAGCCGGAACCCAGAAAATGCGGTTCCGAGACGAACGATTCGTTGCCCTGGCTGTAGGGCCGGGTTAGTCTTAAACACAGGCCCCGAAATGGCCTGTGCTGCCGATTGTTCGCGCGGGCTTGCGAATCTGCCGACGCTCATTCAAGGAACGGGATTGTATGTCAAATTACCCCACTCGCGTTGCGAGACATATTCGTATCGCATTGTGCGTGCTTGCCGTCGTTGCGACTGCATCGAGCGCGTTTGCCCAAGGCGGCGGGGGTGGTGGGGGCGGCGGCGGAAACGGCGGTGGAGGTAATGGAGGCGGAAGCAATAACGGCGGCGGCAGTGTCTTCGGAGGCGGATTTTTCGTTAACCCGGTCGGCGGCGTCGCCATCAACGCCGATGGCGTTGTTCAGAACGTCGAGGTCGATCAGCTGGCGCGATTGGCGCGAGAACGCATGTCGGCCTTGGCCGAATTGCCCGCCGATTTGAACCAAGCCAGTCCACTGCGCAAGGTGTCGCTCAAGCGCTTGCAGGCCGCCATCCAAAAGCGACTGAACGATGGCGCGCCGCTAACCCAGGACATCTTTTGTCTCGCCGGTTTGCAGGAGATTCGCTATGTCTTCTTGTACCCCGAGCAAAACGATATTGTGCTGGCGGGTTTCGGCGAGGGCTGGCGGAGCGATGAATTAGGCAACTTGGTCGGCGTCACCACGGGTCGCCCCGTCTTGATGCTGGACGATCTCTTGGTGGCGCTCCGTTCGGCGGACGCCGCCGGCAAGACAGGAATTAGCTGCTCCATTGATCCGACGCAGGAAGGATTGAATCGCCTCAGCCAGTTCTTGAGTCAGCAGACAACGATTGGCCCCAATCCCAATGCGACCATCAGCGGCATCGAAGAGAGCCTGGGACCACAGACCGTGACCATCCAAGGCGTGCCCGCCACGAGCCATTTTGCGCAAGTTTTGGTGGCCGCCGACTATCGCATGAAGCGGCTGGCGATGAACTTTGAAGCCGCGCCGGTGCGCGGCCTCGGCAGTTATTTGGCGATGAACAGCGGTCGCGGCGGCAGCATGATGCCGCGCTGGTGGCTGGAACCCGATGTCGATCCCTTGGTGAAGTCGCCCGATGGGCTCGCCTGGGAATTGAAAGCCATGCGCGTGAAGGCCATGACGGAAGATGATTTTCTGGCCGCCAATGGACAGCGGCAACAGTCTGGCAAGGCCAGCGCCAATGCCCAGCGCTGGGCCAACAACATGACGAAGCACTACGAAGAACTGTCGACGCGATTGCCCATCTTCGCGGAGCTTAAGAATGTCATGAATCTGGCCGTGATCTCCGCGTTGATCGCCAGGGAAAACCTCGCCGATCGGGCAGACTGCCCGCTGCCCATGTTGATGGACGCGGCGGCGCTACGAGTGGCCGAACTGGACGCGCCGCGCCAAGTGCCGTCGCAGGCATCGTTCATCAAGAAGGGGAGCAACTGGATTATTAGCGCGTCGGGCGGCGTGTTGATCAATTCATGGGCTATGGCGGCCCGTTCCCAGGCCGACGCGGACAACACACTCGCCCCCAAACGAGCGCAGGCGGCCAGCGACAGCGACCGCTGGTGGTGGAACTAGTCTCCGGCCGCCCCTGCGCGTTGAGCGGCATTGCCAAGCGCCCTGCGTAGGATAAACGCATGATGCTGGCGCGTCGTCATCGCTCGGGCGAACTGAAAACGTCGAGAAGCACATGTCCTTGATTCAATTGTCGCTCAAGCACGGCACTTCAGTCGCCGAGGCCCGCGATCATTTGGCTCG
It contains:
- a CDS encoding Gfo/Idh/MocA family oxidoreductase; translation: MKLRVGLVGLGSDWESRYRPALRALSDRFEVRAVCEQVAHRAAQAAREFNADQIDGFRALSRREDIDAVLMLSRQWYGSLPILAACDAGKAVYTAAGLELDETMALKIKQRVERAGIAFMAEFPCRQAAATIRLKELIATRLGAPRLLFCHRRKPAEGSADSRLGVHADRLGDLIELVDWCRYVVGAEPSAVFGVLHRASNPPSEEAPELPCEDYQMMSLEFSPSGQFGAGPLAQISCGRYVPANWSEAVAFRPPAALQVACENGIAFIDLPSTLIWFDNAGRHQESLDSERPLGEQLLSLFYRSVTSLVRNTASLEDAYRALDVVIKARQSFEEGRRIPIVV
- a CDS encoding polyhydroxyalkanoic acid system family protein translates to MPSMKVVVPHELGQDEAAARLKTLLERVKEKYGGQINNLQENWGENSGDFSFSAMGFKTSGKIEVAAGEVRIDGSLPIAAMLFKGQIETAIRDQLGKILA
- a CDS encoding sigma 54-interacting transcriptional regulator → MLAYLVIREGSKWTDVFRLIPGQTATIGRSPINQIVLKDERCSRCHAEVFMADGQWKLRDLESRNGTFVAERQIKGDYALTPGEVVRIGRSQMAFVTDLSKAFPDSSGLTQVDGAAVAGEDDQTYDSSVLAAHEPTTITHRKGQTKFLAPRAEHSDEESGISRIGKASAKLCRLAFEMAKTPDLNGIANLALGGIFEGTHADTGAVLLLPRDYVGDPKEPQLEVMASRGNGDTPYHRVSSFLATTVLRDGEAVLARNILGDSAVTSRDSKGEIYATSVICAPVRHGNRVLGMVHLYSTSPDLVLDPDDLEYSLAVAETLAVAIANTSRRQELAQNLIQVRDENFQLRQKLGVQSDIVGKSEAVGRIMQEIARAAPSKATVLIRGESGVGKELVARAVHYSSPRSKNVFVCLNCAALTESLLESELFGHEKGAFTGATDRKIGKFESAHQGTLMLDEIGEMSPTIQAKFLRVLEGHSFERVGGSEQVKVDVRVIAATNRDLEKEVTENRFRRDLYFRLAVLEIYVPPLRKRPADIPELARFFLQRFNEETGRRIRGFTQAAMEQMLRYRWPGNVREMKNVVERAVLLARDDVIDADDLMLSKLPTAGDTAEVAAVTPDEHVPMSLAEMERRHILATLRATSWNKSQTATILGIERSTLDRKIRRYELEEVVMRRGF
- a CDS encoding DUF1598 domain-containing protein, which translates into the protein MNQASPLRKVSLKRLQAAIQKRLNDGAPLTQDIFCLAGLQEIRYVFLYPEQNDIVLAGFGEGWRSDELGNLVGVTTGRPVLMLDDLLVALRSADAAGKTGISCSIDPTQEGLNRLSQFLSQQTTIGPNPNATISGIEESLGPQTVTIQGVPATSHFAQVLVAADYRMKRLAMNFEAAPVRGLGSYLAMNSGRGGSMMPRWWLEPDVDPLVKSPDGLAWELKAMRVKAMTEDDFLAANGQRQQSGKASANAQRWANNMTKHYEELSTRLPIFAELKNVMNLAVISALIARENLADRADCPLPMLMDAAALRVAELDAPRQVPSQASFIKKGSNWIISASGGVLINSWAMAARSQADADNTLAPKRAQAASDSDRWWWN